Proteins encoded within one genomic window of Hahella chejuensis KCTC 2396:
- a CDS encoding acyl carrier protein, which yields MSQSDTLERLKSVVGGVTRVDYEGVGLDEPLNLDSIQRISLIVALEGEFDIEIDSESLEPETFDTFGAMATYVAGCVAESAGV from the coding sequence ATGAGCCAATCGGATACGCTAGAGCGCTTGAAGTCAGTTGTAGGCGGCGTCACCCGCGTCGATTATGAAGGCGTGGGTCTCGACGAACCCCTGAATCTGGATTCCATTCAACGTATTTCACTGATTGTGGCGTTGGAGGGAGAGTTCGATATCGAAATCGACAGCGAAAGTCTGGAGCCGGAGACATTCGACACCTTCGGCGCCATGGCGACGTATGTGGCGGGGTGCGTAGCGGAATCCGCCGGCGTCTGA
- a CDS encoding serine O-acetyltransferase — translation MQKMGLISLIKADVKFKQQWFLSQKSWFTRNVRVFLEPGTIAVIVYRYGSWARTIKPALLRIPLYIPYALGKVLVVLGFGIYIPSKAKIGPGFVIHNFSNIFISEGEIGGNCIVFQGVTTGHLREQPEPPKLGDNVFLGAGAKVLGSVKIGDNVVVGANSVVISDVPDNCTVMGNPARIISRETNWMAEKREGKKVVNY, via the coding sequence ATGCAAAAGATGGGACTTATCAGCCTGATCAAGGCGGACGTCAAATTCAAGCAGCAATGGTTTCTCAGCCAGAAAAGCTGGTTCACCCGTAACGTACGGGTATTTCTGGAGCCGGGCACCATCGCCGTCATCGTCTATCGTTATGGGAGCTGGGCGCGCACCATCAAGCCCGCTCTGCTGCGTATTCCTCTTTACATTCCCTACGCCCTGGGCAAGGTATTGGTGGTGCTGGGTTTCGGCATCTACATTCCCTCCAAAGCCAAAATCGGTCCGGGATTCGTCATCCACAACTTTTCCAACATCTTCATCAGCGAAGGCGAAATAGGCGGCAACTGCATCGTGTTCCAGGGCGTAACCACCGGTCACCTGCGTGAACAGCCGGAGCCGCCGAAGCTTGGCGACAATGTCTTCCTCGGCGCTGGCGCCAAGGTGTTGGGCAGTGTGAAGATCGGCGATAACGTCGTGGTCGGCGCCAATTCGGTGGTGATCTCCGACGTGCCGGACAATTGCACGGTGATGGGGAACCCCGCCCGCATTATCTCCCGGGAAACCAACTGGATGGCGGAGAAGCGGGAAGGCAAGAAGGTGGTCAATTACTGA
- a CDS encoding kinase yields MFYRSKAPLRISFAGGGTDIASYSDIYGGNVLNVTINKYAYTHLELREVPQIEIYSQDFESITRIKANKDLQFNGESDLAKGVIKRFYEGSAGLRIVTHNDAPPGSGLGSSSAMVVSLIGAFRELKNLALSPYDIARRACEIERGDLGILGGMQDQYASAFGGFNFMEFQKDHVIVNSLRIDPWVIHELEYNLILAYTRKNRLSSRIIESQVKNVERNDQASLNAMHNLKAHAVEMKKALLTGRPDEFGKLLDYAWQEKKKMAATISNGQLDQIYEDAVKAGALGGKVSGAGGGGFMMFYCESTRKRRVMEALVKAGVEVMSFNFELSGVQSWRSSRELRTPQTVFTKDKFLAA; encoded by the coding sequence ATGTTTTACCGATCAAAAGCTCCGCTAAGGATCAGCTTCGCCGGAGGCGGCACCGATATCGCCAGCTACTCCGATATATATGGCGGCAATGTTCTGAACGTCACCATAAACAAATACGCATACACCCATCTGGAATTGCGGGAAGTTCCGCAGATAGAAATCTACTCGCAGGATTTCGAAAGCATTACCCGCATCAAAGCCAACAAGGATCTTCAGTTCAATGGCGAAAGCGATCTGGCCAAAGGCGTGATCAAGCGCTTTTACGAAGGTTCCGCCGGTTTACGCATCGTCACCCACAATGACGCCCCGCCAGGGTCCGGTCTGGGCTCTTCGTCAGCCATGGTGGTGTCGTTGATCGGCGCTTTCAGAGAATTGAAGAACCTGGCGTTAAGCCCTTACGACATCGCCCGTCGCGCCTGCGAAATCGAACGTGGCGATCTGGGGATTCTGGGGGGCATGCAGGACCAGTACGCCAGCGCTTTCGGCGGCTTCAACTTCATGGAGTTCCAGAAAGACCACGTCATCGTCAACTCGCTGCGCATCGACCCCTGGGTTATTCATGAACTCGAATACAACCTGATTCTGGCGTACACCAGAAAGAACCGGCTGTCCTCGCGCATCATTGAGTCCCAGGTCAAGAACGTGGAGCGCAACGATCAGGCGAGCCTGAACGCCATGCACAACCTCAAGGCGCATGCGGTGGAAATGAAAAAAGCGCTGCTGACCGGTCGCCCGGACGAATTCGGCAAACTGCTGGATTATGCATGGCAAGAGAAGAAGAAAATGGCGGCGACCATATCCAACGGTCAACTCGACCAGATTTATGAAGACGCGGTGAAAGCCGGCGCCCTGGGCGGTAAAGTCAGTGGCGCCGGAGGCGGCGGCTTCATGATGTTCTATTGTGAGTCCACCCGTAAACGCCGGGTGATGGAAGCGCTGGTGAAAGCCGGCGTGGAAGTGATGTCTTTCAACTTTGAACTATCTGGCGTGCAGTCCTGGCGCAGTTCCCGTGAGCTGCGAACGCCGCAAACGGTGTTCACCAAGGACAAATTTCTGGCTGCGTGA
- a CDS encoding class I adenylate-forming enzyme family protein yields the protein MLFARFVEQAQRFPDKEAVVWRETSYSYREMISAAVGYARVLRAAGVGPGEAVAALVPNSIYFVAISLAVWANGGVLLPLNVAYTQEETALYLDNARVRFAFVVPEAEAKLPAEMARCVIGLDDALPVSDEDAPESRYPGTADAVIMFSSGSTGSPKQVARTQAQVMAEVEGSAATLSITHEDVIACSVPLFHAHGFGNCFLAALMNGGTLLIHHGEFNARKMMRLVSEHQATLLPSVPFMCKMMAMTPFKQAPDLSRLRLAYTAGAPLEEDIFTGFREAFGIPLGQLYGSTETGAAAVNAHVSAANFRSVGKPVSGSVIRLLDDEGEPVAAGQEGEVVIDSPAMTHEYRGLPELSAETFRKDGYHTGDLGRLDEAGNLIIVGRKKLMINVAGHKVDPADVEAVIRRIPGVLEVVALGKPDGMYGEMVKVAVKAGAGVTREMVAASCAEHLASYKTPKIIEFVDEIPKSPLGKVLRKYL from the coding sequence ATGTTATTTGCACGTTTTGTTGAGCAGGCGCAACGGTTTCCTGACAAGGAAGCCGTTGTTTGGCGCGAGACTTCCTACAGTTATCGCGAAATGATCAGCGCCGCTGTCGGATACGCCCGCGTATTGCGGGCGGCTGGCGTCGGTCCCGGCGAAGCGGTGGCGGCGCTGGTTCCCAACTCCATATACTTCGTAGCGATCTCGCTGGCGGTCTGGGCCAACGGCGGCGTACTGTTGCCGTTAAACGTGGCCTACACACAGGAAGAAACCGCGTTGTACCTCGACAACGCCCGAGTGCGCTTCGCCTTTGTCGTTCCTGAAGCGGAAGCGAAGCTTCCCGCTGAGATGGCGCGTTGTGTGATTGGGCTGGATGACGCTTTGCCTGTGTCGGATGAGGACGCCCCGGAAAGCCGTTATCCAGGAACGGCGGACGCCGTCATCATGTTTTCATCCGGCTCCACCGGCTCGCCCAAACAGGTGGCGCGCACGCAGGCGCAGGTGATGGCGGAAGTGGAGGGCTCCGCCGCCACGCTGAGCATCACCCATGAAGATGTTATCGCCTGCAGCGTACCGCTGTTTCACGCTCATGGCTTTGGCAACTGTTTTCTGGCGGCGTTGATGAACGGCGGAACGCTGTTGATTCATCATGGCGAGTTCAATGCGCGAAAAATGATGCGGCTGGTGTCGGAACATCAGGCGACCTTGCTGCCTTCCGTGCCGTTTATGTGCAAAATGATGGCGATGACGCCATTCAAACAGGCGCCGGATCTGAGCCGATTACGCTTGGCGTATACGGCTGGAGCGCCGCTGGAGGAAGACATATTCACCGGCTTCCGCGAGGCCTTCGGCATACCTCTGGGGCAGTTATATGGCTCTACGGAAACCGGCGCCGCGGCGGTGAATGCGCATGTTTCGGCCGCTAACTTTCGCTCCGTCGGCAAGCCGGTGTCTGGCTCCGTTATTCGTCTGCTGGACGATGAGGGAGAGCCGGTAGCGGCAGGTCAGGAGGGGGAGGTAGTGATCGACTCTCCAGCCATGACCCATGAGTACCGGGGGTTGCCGGAATTAAGTGCGGAAACCTTCCGCAAAGACGGTTACCATACGGGAGATTTAGGGCGCCTGGATGAGGCAGGCAATCTGATCATCGTCGGGCGCAAAAAGCTGATGATCAATGTCGCCGGTCATAAAGTCGACCCGGCGGATGTGGAGGCTGTGATTCGGCGTATTCCCGGTGTGCTGGAAGTGGTGGCTTTGGGCAAACCCGACGGCATGTACGGCGAAATGGTCAAGGTGGCGGTGAAGGCCGGCGCCGGCGTCACCAGGGAGATGGTGGCGGCCAGCTGCGCGGAGCATTTGGCTTCTTATAAAACACCGAAAATTATCGAATTCGTGGACGAAATTCCAAAGAGTCCTCTGGGCAAGGTGCTCAGAAAGTATCTTTAA
- the cysC gene encoding adenylyl-sulfate kinase, with translation MAKEYTIKSGNDVCADIVWHQHKISKSQRASIKTQKPCLLWFTGLSGAGKSTIANAVEAQLFEWRRHTYLLDGDNVRYGLNKDLGFSDESRVENIRRIGEVAKLFVDSGMIVLSAFISPFREDRKIVRQMLEPGEFVEVHVSTPLNVCEQRDPKGLYKKARAGRIEKFTGVDSPYEPPVNPELTLNTDALSLSECVERVIGYLIAQQFIVERDATLYRAS, from the coding sequence GTGGCTAAGGAATATACAATAAAGTCTGGGAATGACGTCTGCGCCGACATTGTCTGGCATCAGCATAAAATCAGTAAATCCCAGCGTGCGTCCATCAAGACGCAGAAACCTTGCCTACTGTGGTTCACCGGCCTTAGCGGAGCAGGCAAATCCACGATCGCCAATGCGGTGGAGGCGCAGTTGTTTGAGTGGCGGCGCCACACCTATCTGTTGGACGGTGACAACGTCCGTTATGGGCTGAACAAAGACCTGGGTTTCTCCGACGAATCCCGGGTCGAGAACATCCGCCGAATAGGCGAAGTCGCCAAGTTGTTTGTCGACAGCGGCATGATCGTTCTGAGCGCTTTCATCTCCCCCTTCCGCGAAGATAGAAAAATAGTGCGTCAAATGCTGGAGCCCGGCGAGTTTGTCGAGGTCCATGTGTCGACGCCTCTCAACGTATGTGAACAACGCGACCCCAAAGGTTTGTACAAGAAAGCCCGTGCGGGCCGCATAGAAAAGTTCACCGGCGTTGATTCTCCTTATGAACCGCCAGTCAATCCGGAATTGACTCTGAATACCGATGCGTTATCCCTGTCCGAATGCGTGGAGAGGGTTATCGGTTATCTCATTGCACAGCAATTTATTGTTGAAAGGGACGCAACACTGTATCGCGCTTCCTGA
- a CDS encoding glycosyltransferase family 2 protein: MEADIILRKVDKAPTEDAQTEASASAQNKKLSSVSVVFPAYNEETNIEMTVLKAIGAFKKHFETVEIIVVNDGSSDGTRDILERLRQEHEEVRPIHHVQNKGYGGAVRTGLKSGRGDFIFFSDSDGQFDLEEVDLLLRHINDYDIVVGYRAQRADPWHRKLNAYCWGVLVRYLFGIRVRDIDCAFKIFRRDFIQSIRIEAEGAMINTEILAQAGMMHCTIKQVPVSHYPRLSGAATGANPLVIFKAFVELFNLYGKLKATGYKELQTKA, from the coding sequence ATGGAAGCGGACATCATATTACGTAAGGTGGATAAGGCGCCCACAGAGGATGCCCAGACGGAAGCATCGGCTTCCGCGCAAAATAAGAAATTATCTAGCGTATCTGTTGTATTCCCCGCCTATAACGAAGAAACGAATATAGAAATGACGGTCCTGAAGGCGATAGGAGCGTTTAAGAAGCATTTTGAAACCGTAGAGATCATCGTCGTCAACGACGGCAGCTCCGATGGCACACGGGATATCCTCGAACGCCTGCGTCAGGAGCATGAGGAAGTGCGTCCCATCCACCATGTGCAGAACAAAGGGTATGGCGGCGCGGTCAGGACCGGCCTGAAGTCGGGGCGGGGAGATTTTATTTTCTTCTCCGATTCAGATGGTCAGTTCGACCTGGAGGAAGTCGACCTGCTGCTGCGGCACATCAACGATTACGACATCGTGGTGGGCTACCGGGCGCAGCGCGCCGACCCCTGGCATCGCAAGCTGAACGCTTACTGTTGGGGAGTTCTGGTGCGCTACCTGTTTGGAATTCGAGTGCGGGATATTGATTGCGCCTTCAAGATTTTCCGGCGTGATTTTATTCAGAGCATTCGGATTGAGGCGGAAGGCGCCATGATCAACACGGAGATTCTGGCTCAGGCGGGCATGATGCACTGCACGATCAAGCAAGTGCCCGTCAGTCACTATCCCAGGTTGTCAGGGGCCGCCACCGGCGCCAATCCGTTAGTCATCTTCAAGGCGTTTGTAGAGCTGTTCAATCTCTACGGCAAATTGAAGGCCACCGGCTATAAAGAGCTGCAAACCAAAGCATAG
- a CDS encoding chorismate--pyruvate lyase family protein — protein MLDCFKAKGYIAGGIITNKRDESLDIAAMPPILRTLLVTDGTVTKTLEAYYWEPLMVEQLGQHEQALEEDVEEMSCRKGDTVLRRNVCIRGVESGDIYAYATSIIKTQDLPEQISEQLLQGKIGIGELLREMGLETYRQVADIYREIKQEVVPGSSSYYCGELICRTYYIYVGHNPVIQVTEKFPYRLYIKKG, from the coding sequence ATGTTAGATTGTTTTAAAGCAAAGGGATATATTGCTGGCGGCATCATTACCAACAAGCGCGATGAGAGTCTCGACATCGCCGCGATGCCGCCGATTTTGCGGACGCTGCTGGTCACTGACGGCACTGTGACCAAGACCCTGGAAGCTTATTACTGGGAGCCGTTGATGGTCGAGCAACTCGGCCAGCACGAACAGGCGTTGGAAGAGGACGTGGAGGAGATGTCCTGCCGGAAAGGCGATACCGTACTGCGACGCAATGTCTGCATTCGCGGCGTGGAAAGCGGCGACATCTACGCGTACGCCACCTCCATCATCAAGACGCAGGATCTGCCTGAGCAAATCAGTGAACAATTACTGCAGGGTAAAATCGGTATTGGCGAGCTGCTGCGGGAAATGGGTCTGGAAACTTACCGCCAGGTCGCCGATATCTACCGCGAAATCAAACAGGAAGTGGTGCCGGGCAGCTCCAGCTACTATTGCGGCGAACTGATCTGCCGCACCTATTATATCTACGTGGGTCACAACCCGGTGATCCAGGTAACTGAGAAATTCCCCTACCGCCTGTATATCAAAAAGGGCTGA
- a CDS encoding serine acetyltransferase — protein sequence MITNIKQDVRRKAELLYGDASTANCLRALPHRGTLAAMVYRFGRQAGDVKFKPLSLLLKAAYFVLFYLVQMFTGVSIQSYARIGKGMVVCNFSGIFVLAEEIGDNFTVYEGVTVGNIRGKPRLAIIGDNVTLEPGCKVLGDVTIGDNVVVRANSLVITDVPANSIAIGNPARIVPMKTEEKVEEPKERMAQHG from the coding sequence ATGATAACGAACATTAAACAGGATGTGAGGCGCAAGGCGGAGCTGCTCTACGGCGACGCCTCCACCGCCAATTGTCTGCGCGCATTGCCGCACAGAGGGACGCTCGCGGCGATGGTGTATCGCTTCGGGAGACAGGCCGGCGACGTCAAATTCAAACCTTTGTCGTTGCTGTTAAAAGCGGCGTACTTCGTTTTGTTTTATCTGGTGCAAATGTTCACCGGCGTCAGCATCCAGAGCTATGCGAGGATCGGCAAGGGCATGGTGGTGTGCAACTTCTCCGGCATTTTTGTACTGGCGGAGGAGATCGGCGATAACTTCACCGTGTATGAAGGCGTCACGGTCGGCAATATTCGCGGCAAGCCGCGTCTGGCGATCATTGGCGACAATGTCACCCTGGAGCCCGGATGCAAGGTGCTGGGTGACGTCACCATCGGCGATAACGTGGTGGTGCGCGCCAACAGTCTGGTGATCACGGACGTGCCCGCCAACTCGATCGCCATCGGCAATCCCGCGCGTATCGTTCCCATGAAGACAGAGGAAAAAGTGGAAGAGCCCAAGGAGAGGATGGCGCAACATGGCTAA